The nucleotide sequence TTATCCCGAGGACTCATCTGAAGAACTGGACGCGGTGAATAATCCCAATGATGAATCAGCGGGAACCCGGAAAGTGCCATTCTCCAAGGTGATTTACATCGAAAAAGACGATTTCATGGAAGATCCTCCGAAGAAGTTCTTCCGGTTGTCTCCCGGTAAGGAGGTGCGACTGCGGTATGCTTACTTCGTGACATGCGTCGATGTGGTGAAAGACGAAAATGGTGAAGTCGTCGAACTGCATTGCACCTATGATCCGGAAACCAAAGGGGGGGATGCTCCCGATGGTCGCAAAGTCAAAGCGACCTTGCACTGGGTTTCAGAAGCGCACGCACTGGATGCAGAAGTCAGACTGTACGACCACCTGTTCAGCATACCTGATCCGGATGATGTACCCGAGGATGTCGATTACAAAACCAATCTGAATCCGCATTCTCTGCAGGTATTGAGTGGTTGCAAGCTGGAACCCAGTCTGAAAGAGGCAGAGCCGGGAAGTCGATTCCAGTTTGAACGGCTGGGCTACTTCTGTGTCGATACCCGTGATTCCACTCCCGGAAAGCCGGTCTTTAACCGCACGGTGACATTGCGTGACACCTGGGCCCGGCTGGAAAAGAAGAAGTAAAGCAGTCGAAAGCACAATCAGGACAGCGCAAAAAAACACTCGTCGAACTGAGGTTCGACGAGTGAGCCCATGCACTTCAAAGTGCTCATGTTTTAACTTTGAGTTATGGTGTTCGCTGTGCTACGGTAATATCGCTGTTTGCAGTTACCGGAGTTGTCTGTTCAGGGCGAGGAACACGGCGGGTCCAGCCACTGGCACGAACGATTGATGGCAGTGGTCGCTCTGATGTATCAGGTTCATAACCGGCACGACGCGTGGGGGGGAAGGTCGGTGCGGTTGATTCCTGAGGAACTTCGTAAGAAGAGCGTCGGAAAGACGAATCATCATCCAGGCTCGATCGTCGAGGATCGGTTGCAGGATCACGTTGGTATGGTTCCCCGTTTGCATCAAAGGAGTCATCATACTTTTTCTTGTTCAGAGCCGAACGTTGACGGACGGGCTGTGGTGCTTCTGCTGAAATGTAAGGTTCAGGTGACGGCAGCAATGCCGTTGTTGTTCCATTGAACCCACCATTGGATGGATACACATAAGCAGTTCGTGTTGTGGGAATCGACCGCATGACAGTGACCGGTTTCATAGCGGTCACTGTAGTTTTGACATAGCGTGTTGAATTAACGGCGACCTTACGGGTAGTGGTGTAGGGAACCATTTTCGCAACGTTGTAAGTGACCTTGCGGGTCTGCTGTACGGCGACCTGCCGAGTGACAGGTACATTCTGCACAACAACGTTCGGCACATAATGTCGAGTCGTTTTGTATTGTGGAGTGAACGCCATTCTCATGGAGTACCCGGTACGATTCATCCAGCCCATTAAATTGGGACGGCTATCGTAGTTACAGGGTGTGGTTCGAGGAATACACTGACGTTGAGTGACCCAGCGTCCCATGTCCTTCTGTACCTGGCGGCACTCAGTGACATTCTGATATGTGGTGCAGGGAACATCGACGGTTCTCGGTTCCATCACCTGACGATAGGCAGTGACCTGCTGATCGACGTATTTGGTTTCAACGACTGGTTTCATCACAGTCTGCTGGACAGGTCGGTATTCGGTGACAGGAACCTGACGATAGGTTGTCTGGGTCACTGGAATCGGACACTGCACCACAGGTTGTGGACAACAGTTTTGCACGACCGGTGGCGGTGCACAGGAATTACAGTTGTTAAAGGGCAGCCACTGAGCCTGAGCAGTACCTGCAGCCAATGAAAAACATGTAATCCCCACTACGGGAATCGAACGAATGACGCTTTTTAACATGAGCATGTCCTACAAAGAGAGTCTTTGAGAGGGGGTATTTGATGGAGTCAATGTGAAGTGTGCAATATCTGACCGCTAAGGCTTGCGGTCGAATCATTGCGATGGGGCAGGTTTTTTATGAAATATTGAAATTGGGGTCAAGTGGGATTCGGTAAAATGCCGATACCCGGATACCTGATTGGTACTGAAGCAGAGCTAATCTACTGTATGCAAAGCACTTATGGAATCCTGGCCTTTTTATGAGATTAAAGGAGCCTCCAAAAATTTAAGGCTGGATCAGCGGGATTGTCTGAGAATGTTGATCTGAACGATACCAGATTGCCGATGAAATCCCTGTTATCGGGCGAATTACGTACGTCACTCTGGGAGATTCCTCTCTGATGACCTATAAACAGTTATATGATCAGCGCTGAATTAAAGTTTTGATTTTGATGGACTTACACCTTTAATACAGACAGGATTCATGTTGCCGGCAATACGGAGATTGCTGTAAAATCACAAGTTCGTAATACGCGAAATGCTCTCATAGACTCGATCCCTTCACTTCTGCCCGGTTGTTTAGATCGAACGAGAGATCGACTTAAGTAACACACGGAAGTGTTCTGTGGATAATCTCTCCCCCGACAATCAGGAACGGTCTTTCCTCAGCGAGACTCTGGCTGCGATGACACAGTTTGTGATCACGCATTCCAAGTTCAGTCTGGCCTTTGCGCTGATTGTCTCGATTGGCTGTGTGCTGCTGACGGTCTTCCGACTCGAATTCAAAACCGATCGCGCCGACTTAATCGACCCGACCGCTGCCTTTCATAAGAAATGGATCAACTACACCGAGAGTTTCGGCAGTTCGTCTGATCTTGTGTGTGTGGTCGAAGCGGATTCGCCTGAATCGATTAAATATGTACTGCGAACACTGGGTCAGCGCATTGAAAAGCATCCGGAGTTGTTCGAAAACCCGCTGTACCAGATTAACCCGGGGGATTTACCCTCGAAAGGGCTGCAATACTTAACGCCGCGACAGTTGCAGGCAGGCCTGAATCGGCTAGATGAATATGGGCCGATCTACCGCAATGGACGCTGGGATCTGACTCAGGTCGACCTGCTTTATGATCGCCTGCGTTATCAGATTCAGTCACGTTCTGCCAGCTATCGTGGTGCTGAAACAGATCAATCCCTGGTACCTCTGTTTCAACATGCCGCCATTCTTTCCAGCAGTATGTCCCGTTTTCTGGCTGATCAGAACGATTTCCGATCACCCTGGCCGCCGATTGTCCCCGTGAACGAACGCATGCGCGAGCGCTCTCGTGAAGTGATCTACCTGCTCAATGAAAAAGGTACGATGGGCTTCCTGAAGGTGTTTCCCGTTCATCAGGAAGATGGTTTTGATGGTGCCACCAAAGCCATTGAAAAGATGCGTGGCATTATTGGGGAAGTGGTTGCTGAGAACCCGGAAGCCAAAATCAGCCTGACGGGCATCCCGGTTCTTGAAAATGATGAGATGCGTAAGTCGAAAGCGGATATGATTAACGCATCAATCATTTCCTGCTTTGGAGTGGGGCTGTTACTGTTCATCGGATTTCGCGGTTTTCGTCATCCTGTATTGACGTTACTGATGCTGGCGGCTGGAATGGCCTGGGCCTTCGGTTATACGACTCTCACAATCGGTCATCTGAATATTCTTTCTGTTTCGTTTGCCGTCATATTGATCGGACTGGGGATCGATTTTGGCATTCATTACCTGGCAAAATATATTGAGCTGCGGCATCGGGGAGAAGACCTTGAACCAGCGTTACTGATGACATCCCGGACGGTGGGTACTGGCATTGTGACTGCAGCAATAACGACCGCGCTGGCGTTTTACTGTGCCGGTTTGACACCATTTCTGGGGATCGCCGAGCTGGGCTTTATTGGCGGCGGTGGAATCCTGCTGTGTGCAGTGGCAACGTTCATTGTTCTGCCGGCACTTCTCTCGCGGGCGGATAAGAATGTGGAAGTCAAGCAGATGCCGACCCCCTTTCAGGGTAAATGGCTGCAGAAAATGATTATCCGCTTCCCGCGGTCCGTCGCGATAGTCTCTCTGGCGATCGTCGCTTTCTGTGCCAGCCAGATGATCCACAAGACAGATGACGGCTGGAGTTCCAAAGTCGTCTACGATTACAATCTGCTGAACCTGCAGGCTTCCGGACTGGAATCGGTAGAAATTCAGAAACGCATCTTTAACGATGCCCAGAACTCACTGTTATTCGCGGTCTCCGTAGCAGACAGCCCTGAAGAGGCGCGACAGCTGCGTAAAAAATTCGAAGCACTGCCGACGGTACATCACGTTGAAGAACTGGCCTCGCGTGTTCCCGCTCATTCATCACAGGAAACCAATCTGCTGGTTCAATCATATCGAGCGCAACTGACACATTTACCTCGTGAAGTTCCCCTGGTCTCCCGGCTGAATCCTTCGACGATTGGGCGTAAGCTGGAACAGTTTTATGTTCTATTGTCTCGCTATAACCACCCTACTGCACAGCAGACAGCCCGGATGCTGGACCAGTTTCTCAACCGGTTTGAATCGATGACATTGACGCAGCAGTCCCGATTCCTGGATGAATTCCAGTATCGAACGACGGCTTCACTCCTGGGACAGTTCGCGGCTTTGCGGGGAGCTTCAGATTCGACTCCCGTGCGATTTTCTGATCTTCCCCGTTCTTTGACCTCGCGCTTTGTCAGTGCAGAAGGCAAATGGTTGATTCAGGTCTATCCCCGCAATCACATCTGGGAAATCGAACCACTGGAAGAATTTGTGAAGGAGGTCCGTTCGGTCGATCCCGATGTGACAGGCACTCCTTTGCAGAATTATGAGGCAGCCCAGCAGATTAAACTGAGCTACAAAACTGCATCGATTTATGCTTTGGCGGTCATTTGCATTGTTTTATTGATCGATTATCTGAGCCGCAGCCATGCTGCGATGGCATTAGTCCCTGCAGCGATTCTCACAGTCTGTACCTGGTTTATTCTATTCAACCGGGGAACACCGATCAGCGTCGAAGCAGCGATCGGGATGTTTCTGGTCATGAGTTTTGGCGTGTCCTTTGTGTTAGATCGGGGTAGTGTCTGCCATGCCTTACTCACCATGCTGCCGCCGGTCGTCGGGGGAATCGTCATGTTTGGAATTCTGGCAATGACTTCGATCGATCTGAATCCCGCGAATCTGATTGTACTGCCTCTGATTTTGGGGATTGGTGTTGATGACGGTGTGCATGTGATGCATGACTTCCGTTTGAAAAATGGTCCGTATAAGACTTCACCCAGTACTATCAATGCGATTGTAATGACATCCCTGACCTCCATGATCGGCTTCGGCAGCATGATGATTGCCACGCATCGTGGGCTCTACAGTGTGGGTCTGGTTCTGGTAATTGGTGTTGCCTGTTGCCTGTTTATCTCACTGGTGACTTTACCGGCACTCTTGACCTGGATCTCCAATCGTCAGGAATCGGCTGATTCCGTCAGCATGGACGACAATGATGAAACCCAGCGGAATCGGAAGAAGAAGCGACAAAATCAGGAGCGGATGGAAGCCGCTGCCTGATGCTGCTTACATAATCCAGCCGCCACCCAGTACGCGGTCTTCATCATAGAGTACCACTGCCTGACCGGGGGCCACCCCGTATTCCGGATCGTCAAAGGTGACACGGAAGCGATCTTCGTCGAGTATTTCGACCAGGCAATCGGCTTCTTTATGCTGATACCGAATCTGGGCCTGACAGCGAATTTCTGAGCCGGGGTCATCAATCAGCCAGTTAGAGCGGTTGGCTTCCAGGGAATTACGTGCCAGTTCGTCCCTGGTTCCTATGACCACGCGATTCGTTTCCGGCTCGATTTTGATCACGAAGCGGGGCGTGCCGAAGGCAACTCCCAGACGCTTACGCTGACCGATCGTATAATTCTCATAGCCGGTATGTTGTCCCACGACATTACCACTGGTATCAACCATTTCACCCGCTGTTTCCTGAGGGCCCCGATAGCGGTTCAGAAATCCAAAATAGTCATTATCCGGTATGAAACAGATTTCCTGGCTGTCTGGTTTATTGGCCGTCCGCAGACCGGCTTCACCGGCCATCTCCCGAATCTCCGGCTTGACGAATCCACCTACGGGGAAGATGATTTTGTCGAGCAGTCCGCGATTGATACCGAACAGCACGTAGGACTGATCTTTCGAACGGTCGAGACCCCGGATCAGAGCAGGCTGGGTTTCATCCGGCAAGGATGTCAGTTGAGCATAGTGGCCGGTTGAAATATATGAGGCTCCCACTTGTTCTGCAAATTCCCAGAGCTTGCCGAACTTGAGCCAGTTGTTGCACATCACACAGGGGTTGGGCGTTCGGCCCGCCAGATATTCATCGGCAAAGTAATCTTTGATCCGTCCGAAAGCGTCCTTGAAATTCAAGGCATGAAAGGGGATATCCAGCATATCAGCCACGCGGCGGGCATCTGCCGCATCACTGGCCGAGCAGCAGCCCTGCTTGTGTGCTTTGAGATTAAGGACAGGTAAACTGTTCTTGTCTTCAATCGCGCAGGCCGTTTCTTCAGTCGCGCCGGACCGCATGAACAGTCCGATGACTTCATAACCCTGTTCCAGTAATAAATGAGCGGCTGCGGAACTGTCCACACCACCACTCATTGCCAGGACAACACGCTGAGACATATCAGTATAACTCGATGTAACATACGAAAAACGTCGGGAACCCAGCCCCTATTATAGGCGGCTCCCGGAATGATCACAGTTAAGCAGCCTGCTGAAACCAGCGAATTCAAATGAATTCGTGTTTTTGGGTTCGTTCAAGCACTTAATTCGCTTCCAGGTCCAGATGTTGTGCCTCGGGAACCTGACGCTGGATTTCCGCCTCGATTTTATCAATTTCGTCAGCCAGCATCGTTAAAACATCTTCTGTATAGTTCTGACAAAACAATTCGAAATCCTGTTCGCTTTTGATTTCCGGATAAGCAGCCAGCGCTTTTTTCTTGAGTCGTTTAGACAGTTCTTGGGAGTTGAAACTGAGATCCGCTTTGATGCGGTAATTATCAATAGAAAGGATGCGTGAACGGAGATCGAGGACATCTTCAACCAGAGGATTGTTTTTCAGGATGCGTTCAACCTGTTCTCGGGTGCGGGGAGGAATACTGGGCCCGACCAGCAATTCCTGATTGCGAATGATCAGCCAGATAGCGATTCCCCCCAGTAATATGCCAATGCCGATTGAACCGATGGCATCCCAGTAATGCTGCCCCGTCATCTGAGTCAACAGAATTGAAATCAGAGCGATGATTACTCCTACGCAAGCGGCACCGTCTTCCAGAATGACGGCTACAGCAGCCGGGTCTGCTTCTTTGCGCAGATATTGATGGAACGGCCGACCTTCGCGGGCGGCATTTTTCCACTCCCCTTTAAGTGCCAGATAAAATACGATGCCATCAATCACCAGGGCGAACAGTAGAGCTGCGATGGCCCAGTTCATTTCCCCTAACACCAGGTCTGGTGGATGGAACAGGGACTGCACTCCGTGATAAATGGTCACACCACAGCCCAGAAAGAAGATACCGACGGCTGAAATGAGTGCCCAGACATACCGCTCGCCTGCATAGCCGTATTCAAATCGTTTGTCAGGTGCCTGATCAGCGCGGACCAGACCAATCAGTAACAGCACCTGATTCAGAAAGTCGGCAACCGAGTGAATGGTTTCGGACAGCATGGCACCGGAGCCGGTAATCAGAAAGGTTGCTCCTTTGGCAACTGTGATTAAGGCATTTCCAATTAAAGCCGCAATCACTGCGAACCGGGAATTGCTTTGGGCCATTTTATCTTGTTCCCTATCAGTTGAATGATGTCTTTCAGGTAATAGTCATGTTTAAAATAACACAACAGAAAAGAGAGTACCATTCAAATATGTCTTCTTACAGGGAGCATGCGATCATCTCATTGATTCACACATTCTGAGAGTGATCTATAAAAAAGCATGGGATCGAGATCTACAGGCAGTCCTGAGACGCCACCATCTCCGGTTTCCACAATTTTGTATGTACCGTCCGTCAGCGCAGCAACATCAATCGTAATAAATGGAGATTTAAACTGACCAGCGATGTCCTCCCATCTCTTAATTCCGTCCGGTGGTAAAGCGCTGTTAGGAAGAGGAAGGACGACGGGTTTTCCATTCCAGAAAAAGAGTCGTGTTTCTTCAACAAGAGGCATGCCACGCATATCATTTCCATGTGATATGAGAGGCATGAACTCTCGCAACACGATACCGCGATTGAATAAATTCCCTCGTTCTTCCCGGAAGACCTTGTAGATTCTTTTAAACCTCTTTTCATCGGTACCAGCGGGAATAAAGCATCCATCATTCCAGCGATTTTTTGCAGACTTTACCCAGTCTTTGATAATGACGTCGGAATCAGCGAAATTGGAATAGAGTTGCCACGCCGATTCAATATCATCACCTGAAATCCAGGTGGTGCGGGAGGTCTGTTCTTTGATGAGTGGATACGCCAGTGGAAGATAGCGCGCTTCTTCATAGGCTTCTGGTGTTGTTACCAGTTGGTATCCCTTTGATCGTACGGATTCGTACAGTTTTGCATAGATCTCTCCCGGGAGCATCCAGCCCCTTAAGATGAGTTTCTGTGAACGCGTTGTCACAGGTAGACCCTGCACCGTAATTCCAGTATCACCCTGTGTAAGTGCGTCATGATCATAGAAAACCGTTTTCCATCCCGCTTTCAGTGCCGCTCTATGTTCCTCCGAGAATGCAGAGTCGATTTCATTACGAGAGAACGCTTCATGAGGAAAGAGAATGAGATTGGACATGCTGCATGGATCCTTATTCGGTTTTGCAGTCGTTTTTGAGAACTTAGACTGTATCCCGTTTTACTGTAGCGTCTCCAGGGCTATTCGGATCGAGTATTATAGATCGGGAGACACTATAGTTTAATGTGATGCGCTCTAGACGTTCAGGAAGACGTATCTTTAATAAAGTTGAGGTCGAATGACTTCACTGCGTAATGTGACACAAAACAAAGCAAGACTGTTCGATTTCTGCACACAAAAAAAGGCCCTTGAAGCTGGTGCTCCAAGGGCCTTTGTAAAAGCAGGTCGCGATTTATTTGGCAGTACTGGCCTGGGCATTGTTGAATTGTTTAGAGAATTCAATTTCTGCCTGCCAGCGTTTGACTTCATTCTGTGCAGCGGCCAGTGCAGCTGCAGCAGCTTTGGCAGCATTTTGTGAAGCAGTTGCTTTATCAGTTGCTGGTTTCAGCGTTTTCTGAAATTCTACGACTTTGGCTTTGGCGGCATTCAATGCATCCGTTGTCTGCTTGATCTGAGGCGTGTATTGAGCAATCTTCTGCTGATTGTCTTTGACAGCGGCTTGATGGGCTGCCAGGGTTTTCTGTGCTGCGGCTTTCGCAGCTTCACGTTTATCAACGGCGGCTTTCAGTTTTGCAGCGGCCTCTGCCAGTTCTGTATCTCCTGCGACCTGCTTGCTGACGGCATCTGCTTTAGCGTGGGCCTCTTTAATCGCGGGTAGTGGAGTGTCAATCGCTTTAATCTGGTTTATAGAATTTGCGGCCCCAGTCTGAGCAGCAGCAAGTGCTTTTTGGGCGGCTGCCAGATTTGCATTCAGTCCATTCAAACCGTTTTGCAGATCGGTCTGCTGTTTTTGTGTGGCTGCGATAGCAGCGTTGATTTTTGCAACTGCTGCCTGATCTGCCTGGGCAGCAGCCAGCAGTTTCTGATGGTTGGCCTGGCTGGTCTGCACGCCGGCAGTCGCAGCGGTCAATC is from Gimesia maris and encodes:
- a CDS encoding cation diffusion facilitator family transporter, giving the protein MAQSNSRFAVIAALIGNALITVAKGATFLITGSGAMLSETIHSVADFLNQVLLLIGLVRADQAPDKRFEYGYAGERYVWALISAVGIFFLGCGVTIYHGVQSLFHPPDLVLGEMNWAIAALLFALVIDGIVFYLALKGEWKNAAREGRPFHQYLRKEADPAAVAVILEDGAACVGVIIALISILLTQMTGQHYWDAIGSIGIGILLGGIAIWLIIRNQELLVGPSIPPRTREQVERILKNNPLVEDVLDLRSRILSIDNYRIKADLSFNSQELSKRLKKKALAAYPEIKSEQDFELFCQNYTEDVLTMLADEIDKIEAEIQRQVPEAQHLDLEAN
- a CDS encoding ATP-grasp domain-containing protein, whose translation is MSNLILFPHEAFSRNEIDSAFSEEHRAALKAGWKTVFYDHDALTQGDTGITVQGLPVTTRSQKLILRGWMLPGEIYAKLYESVRSKGYQLVTTPEAYEEARYLPLAYPLIKEQTSRTTWISGDDIESAWQLYSNFADSDVIIKDWVKSAKNRWNDGCFIPAGTDEKRFKRIYKVFREERGNLFNRGIVLREFMPLISHGNDMRGMPLVEETRLFFWNGKPVVLPLPNSALPPDGIKRWEDIAGQFKSPFITIDVAALTDGTYKIVETGDGGVSGLPVDLDPMLFYRSLSECVNQ
- a CDS encoding MMPL family transporter — its product is MDNLSPDNQERSFLSETLAAMTQFVITHSKFSLAFALIVSIGCVLLTVFRLEFKTDRADLIDPTAAFHKKWINYTESFGSSSDLVCVVEADSPESIKYVLRTLGQRIEKHPELFENPLYQINPGDLPSKGLQYLTPRQLQAGLNRLDEYGPIYRNGRWDLTQVDLLYDRLRYQIQSRSASYRGAETDQSLVPLFQHAAILSSSMSRFLADQNDFRSPWPPIVPVNERMRERSREVIYLLNEKGTMGFLKVFPVHQEDGFDGATKAIEKMRGIIGEVVAENPEAKISLTGIPVLENDEMRKSKADMINASIISCFGVGLLLFIGFRGFRHPVLTLLMLAAGMAWAFGYTTLTIGHLNILSVSFAVILIGLGIDFGIHYLAKYIELRHRGEDLEPALLMTSRTVGTGIVTAAITTALAFYCAGLTPFLGIAELGFIGGGGILLCAVATFIVLPALLSRADKNVEVKQMPTPFQGKWLQKMIIRFPRSVAIVSLAIVAFCASQMIHKTDDGWSSKVVYDYNLLNLQASGLESVEIQKRIFNDAQNSLLFAVSVADSPEEARQLRKKFEALPTVHHVEELASRVPAHSSQETNLLVQSYRAQLTHLPREVPLVSRLNPSTIGRKLEQFYVLLSRYNHPTAQQTARMLDQFLNRFESMTLTQQSRFLDEFQYRTTASLLGQFAALRGASDSTPVRFSDLPRSLTSRFVSAEGKWLIQVYPRNHIWEIEPLEEFVKEVRSVDPDVTGTPLQNYEAAQQIKLSYKTASIYALAVICIVLLIDYLSRSHAAMALVPAAILTVCTWFILFNRGTPISVEAAIGMFLVMSFGVSFVLDRGSVCHALLTMLPPVVGGIVMFGILAMTSIDLNPANLIVLPLILGIGVDDGVHVMHDFRLKNGPYKTSPSTINAIVMTSLTSMIGFGSMMIATHRGLYSVGLVLVIGVACCLFISLVTLPALLTWISNRQESADSVSMDDNDETQRNRKKKRQNQERMEAAA
- the mnmA gene encoding tRNA 2-thiouridine(34) synthase MnmA is translated as MSQRVVLAMSGGVDSSAAAHLLLEQGYEVIGLFMRSGATEETACAIEDKNSLPVLNLKAHKQGCCSASDAADARRVADMLDIPFHALNFKDAFGRIKDYFADEYLAGRTPNPCVMCNNWLKFGKLWEFAEQVGASYISTGHYAQLTSLPDETQPALIRGLDRSKDQSYVLFGINRGLLDKIIFPVGGFVKPEIREMAGEAGLRTANKPDSQEICFIPDNDYFGFLNRYRGPQETAGEMVDTSGNVVGQHTGYENYTIGQRKRLGVAFGTPRFVIKIEPETNRVVIGTRDELARNSLEANRSNWLIDDPGSEIRCQAQIRYQHKEADCLVEILDEDRFRVTFDDPEYGVAPGQAVVLYDEDRVLGGGWIM